A stretch of the Oxyura jamaicensis isolate SHBP4307 breed ruddy duck chromosome 4, BPBGC_Ojam_1.0, whole genome shotgun sequence genome encodes the following:
- the MRPS26 gene encoding 28S ribosomal protein S26, mitochondrial, with protein sequence MLRALRRCRPGAVAAAALGPGAGSGPGLAWGPRLVPARGRKTRHDPPAKAKAARLKLPPPVDPTELAVVTERYRQHRAVLGALRCMFRAEVLQQKREERLQQEASAELQEEHRLLMAWNEAENARQRARREERIRKEAEEQRRQKLQAAEDKARQVAAFLQEKQSAVLRLQEEAKSFLTPENLEARIQECLDNPRNYNFAIDKEGRVVGRTVLP encoded by the exons ATGTTGCGGGCGCTGAGGCGCTGCCGGCCGGGAGCGGTCGCGGCGGCCGCGCTCGGCCCCGGGGCCGGCTCCGGGCCCGGCCTCGCGTGGGGCCCGCGGCTGGTGCCGGCCCGGGGCCGCAAGACGCGGCACGATCCCCCCGCCAAGGCCAAGGCGGCCCGCCTCAAGCTGCCGCCGCCCGTCGACCCCACCGAGCTCGCCGTGGTCACCGAGCGGTACCGGCAGCACCGCGCCGTGCTCGGGGCGCTCCG CTGCATGTTCAGGGCCgaggtgctgcagcagaagcGCGAGGAgcggctgcagcaggaggcctcggcggagctgcaggaggagcaccGGCTGCTCATGGCCTGGAACGAGGCCGAGAACGCGCGGCAGCGGGCACGCAG AGAGGAAAGGATTAGGAAGGAAGCGGAGGAGCAGCGGAGgcagaagctgcaggctgccgaGGACAAGGCCCGGCAGGTGGCGGCCttcctgcaggagaagcagagcGCCGTGCTGCGCCTGCAG GAGGAAGCCAAGTCGTTCCTCACCCCCGAGAACCTGGAGGCGCGCATCCAGGAGTGCCTGGACAACCCGCGCAACTACAACTTCGCCATCGACAAGGAGGGCCGGGTGGTCGGGCGCACCGTGCTGCCCTAG
- the LOC118165842 gene encoding vasotocin-neurophysin VT — translation MRSAASGRAAAFLARVAPLRAPPAMAEPSLPLSFLCLLALSSACYIQNCPRGGKRALADTALRQCLPCGPGNRGHCFGPGICCGAELGCYVGTAETRRCAEEDYLPSPCQPGGQPCGSGGHCAANGVCCSADTCAVDTSCLEEGSERAEEAAEKNLTVLDGSAGDLLLRLMHLAGRQQGKQPGL, via the exons ATGCGGAGCGCAGCCAGCGGCAGGGCAGCCGCCTTCCTCGCACGCGTGGCACCGCTCCGGGCACCCCCAGCCATGGCAGAGCCTTCGctgcccctctccttcctctgcctcctcgCCCTCTCCTCCGCCTGCTACATCCAGAACTGCCCCCGGGGCGGCAAGCGCGCCTTGGCCGACACAGCCCTGCGGCAG TGCCTGCCCTGCGGCCCGGGGAACAGAGGCCACTGCTTCGGTCCCGGCATCTGCTGCGGCGCGGAGCTGGGCTGCTACGTGGGCACGGCGGAGACGCGGCGCTGCGCCGAGGAGGACTACCTGCCCTCGCCCTGCCAGCCCGGTGGGCAGCCCTGCGGCTCCGGCGGCCACTGCGCTGCCAACGGCGTCTGCTGCAGCGCTG ACACCTGCGCCGTGGACACCTCCTGCCTGGAGGAAGGCAGCGAGCGGGCGGAGGAGGCGGCGGAGAAGAACCTGACGGTGCTGGACGGCTCGGCCGGAGACCTGCTGCTGCGGCTGATGCACCTGGCGGGCCGGCAGCAGGGCAAGCAGCCCGGGCTCTGA
- the LOC118165843 gene encoding neurophysin 1, with protein sequence MPSKALAVCLLGLLALSSACYIQNCPIGGKRAALDVRKCLPCGPRNQGHCFGPNICCGEELGCYLGTSETLRCQEENFLPTPCESGRKPCGGDGASCAAPGICCSSEGCVADPACEREALFA encoded by the exons ATGCCCTCCAAGGCGCTCGCCGTctgcctgctggggctcctGGCGCTCTCCTCGGCATGTTACATCCAGAACTGCCCCATCGGGGGCAAACGCGCCGCGCTGGACGTCAGGAAG TGCCTGCCCTGCGGCCCCAGGAACCAGGGGCACTGCTTCGGGCCCAACATCTGCTGCGGCGAGGAGCTGGGCTGCTACCTGGGCACCTCGGAGACGCTGCGGTGCCAGGAGGAGAACTTCTTGCCCACGCCCTGCGAGTCCGGGAGGAAACCCTGCGGAGGCGACGGGGCGAGCTGCGCCGCCCCCGgcatctgctgcagcagcg AGGGCTGCGTGGCCGACCCAGCCTGCGAGCGAGAGGCGCTGTTCGCGTAG